The Mangifera indica cultivar Alphonso chromosome 8, CATAS_Mindica_2.1, whole genome shotgun sequence genome has a window encoding:
- the LOC123222358 gene encoding bet1-like SNARE 1-1 isoform X3 produces MCTLRDYRNNKVSLFDGIEEGGIRASSSYSHEIDEHDNERALEGLQDRVNLIKRLSGDINEEVETHNRMLDRMGNDMDSSRGILSGTMDKFKMVFETKSSRRMFTLIASFLVIFLIVYYLTR; encoded by the exons ATGTGTACCCT CAGGGATTACCGTAATAATAAAGTCTCACTTTTTGATGGCATTGAGGAGGGTGGCATTAGAGCCTCTTCTTCTTACTCCCATGAAATTGACGAGCATGATAATGAACGAGCTTTGGAAGGACTGCAAGATAGGGTCAATCTTATTAAGAGA CTTTCAGGGGATATAAACGAGGAGGTGGAAACCCACAACCGAATGTTGGATCGAATG GGTAATGATATGGATTCGTCAAGAGGAATCTTGTCAGGGACCATGGATAAGTTTAAAATG GTGTTTGAGACGAAATCAAGCCGGAGAATGTTTACCCTCATCGCATCATTTCTGGTCATTTTCTTAATTGTATATTATCTCACTAGGTGA
- the LOC123222358 gene encoding bet1-like SNARE 1-1 isoform X2 yields MNSRRDYRNNKVSLFDGIEEGGIRASSSYSHEIDEHDNERALEGLQDRVNLIKRLSGDINEEVETHNRMLDRMGNDMDSSRGILSGTMDKFKMVFETKSSRRMFTLIASFLVIFLIVYYLTR; encoded by the exons ATGAATTCCAGAAG GGATTACCGTAATAATAAAGTCTCACTTTTTGATGGCATTGAGGAGGGTGGCATTAGAGCCTCTTCTTCTTACTCCCATGAAATTGACGAGCATGATAATGAACGAGCTTTGGAAGGACTGCAAGATAGGGTCAATCTTATTAAGAGA CTTTCAGGGGATATAAACGAGGAGGTGGAAACCCACAACCGAATGTTGGATCGAATG GGTAATGATATGGATTCGTCAAGAGGAATCTTGTCAGGGACCATGGATAAGTTTAAAATG GTGTTTGAGACGAAATCAAGCCGGAGAATGTTTACCCTCATCGCATCATTTCTGGTCATTTTCTTAATTGTATATTATCTCACTAGGTGA
- the LOC123222671 gene encoding deoxyhypusine hydroxylase codes for MANAFESSPDMEKFLCDRLLDPTQPISERFRALFSLRNLKGPGPRNALISATRDSSNLLAHEAAFALGQMQDAEAIPALEAVLNDFSLHPIVRHEAAEALGAIGLDSNIPMLKNSLVLDPAEEVRETCELALKRIEELKTSVDDNGSSVVEKSPFMSVDPAAPTSLCCSVDELREVLLDEAKGMYERYAALFALRNNGGDEAVSAIIDSLGAKSALLKHEVAYVLGQLQNKAASAALCNVLRDLKEHPMVRHEAAEALGSIADDHSVALLEEFARDPEPIVSQSCEVALSMLEHERSGKSFEYLFMQAPMIQL; via the exons ATGGCCAACGCATTCGAATCCTCACCTGACATGGAAAAATTCCTTTGCGACCGGTTGCTTGATCCGACGCAACCAATCTCAGAGCGGTTCCGAGCACTTTTCTCTCTTCGCAACCTCAAAGGTCCCGGCCCTCGCAACGCCCTTATAAGTG CTACAAGGGATTCTTCAAATTTGTTGGCGCATGAGGCTGCATTTGCTTTGGGTCAAATGCAAGATGCTGAAGCTATCCCTGCTTTGGAAGcagttttgaatgatttttctcTGCATCCGATTGTTCGTCATGAG GCAGCAGAAGCTCTGGGTGCAATTGGTTTAGATAGTAATATTCCTATGTTAAAGAATAGTTTAGTTTTAGATCCAGCTGAGGAGGTTCGAGAAACATGTGAACTGGCACTTAAGCGAATTGAGGAATTAAAGACCTCTGTTGATGACAATGGATCATCTGTGGTAGAAAAATCACCTTTCATGTCTGTTGACCCAGCTGCACCAACTTCATTATGCTGTTCTGTTGATGAGCTAAG agAAGTTCTTCTGGATGAAGCAAAAGGGATGTATGAACGATATGCAGCACTTTTTGCACTTCGCAACAACGGTGGAGATGAAGCTGTTTCTGCTATAATTGATTCTTTAGGCGCGAAGAGTGCTCTGCTGAAGCATGAG GTTGCTTATGTGTTGGGCCAATTGCAAAACAAAGCTGCGTCTGCTGCACTTTGTAATGTACTCAGGGATTTGAAGGAGCATCCCATGGTCAGACATGAAGCTGCTGAAGCTCTTGGTTCCATTGCTG ATGACCACAGTGTGGCACTTCTTGAGGAATTTGCCAGGGATCCTGAGCCTATTGTTTCACAGAGCTGTGAAGTTGCCCTGAGCATGCTGGAACATGAACGGTCGGGAAAGTCATTTGAG TACCTCTTCATGCAGGCTCCTATGATCCAATTGTGA
- the LOC123222358 gene encoding bet1-like SNARE 1-1 isoform X1: protein MNSRSRDYRNNKVSLFDGIEEGGIRASSSYSHEIDEHDNERALEGLQDRVNLIKRLSGDINEEVETHNRMLDRMGNDMDSSRGILSGTMDKFKMVFETKSSRRMFTLIASFLVIFLIVYYLTR, encoded by the exons ATGAATTCCAGAAG CAGGGATTACCGTAATAATAAAGTCTCACTTTTTGATGGCATTGAGGAGGGTGGCATTAGAGCCTCTTCTTCTTACTCCCATGAAATTGACGAGCATGATAATGAACGAGCTTTGGAAGGACTGCAAGATAGGGTCAATCTTATTAAGAGA CTTTCAGGGGATATAAACGAGGAGGTGGAAACCCACAACCGAATGTTGGATCGAATG GGTAATGATATGGATTCGTCAAGAGGAATCTTGTCAGGGACCATGGATAAGTTTAAAATG GTGTTTGAGACGAAATCAAGCCGGAGAATGTTTACCCTCATCGCATCATTTCTGGTCATTTTCTTAATTGTATATTATCTCACTAGGTGA